DNA sequence from the Candidatus Deferrimicrobiaceae bacterium genome:
CCGCCAGAGAAGTCCCGGCTCGGTTTCGCCTCCGGGGTCACGCTTGCAGGGGGGCGGCCCTTCCGGAATCGAAACCGGCGGAAAGGCATCCCTGTTATATATTTCGATATCGGGATGTTCACGTCGAACGCAAGGGAGGGACGGACGATGAAAGTGTATGTGGTCTTCTACTCCATGTACGGGCATGTCTATAGGATGGCGGAGGCCATCGCCGAAGGGGTGAAGGAGATAAAGGGGGCGGAAGTCTTCCTGCGGCGGGTTCCGGAGACGCTTCCGCCGGAGGTCCTCGGGAAGATGGGTGCGGTGGAGCCCCAGAAGGCGTTCGCCCACGTGCCGGTCTGCACGGTGGACGAGCTGGCGCAGGCGGACTCGATCCTCTTCGGGACCCCGACGCGCTTCGGCAACATGTGCGGCCAGATGCGCCAGTTCCTCGACGCCACCGGCCAGCTCTGGATGCAGGGGGCGCTCGTCGGCAAGGTCGGATCCGTTTTCACGAGCTCTGCGACCCAGCACGGCGGGCAGGAGTCGACCATTTTGTCCTTCCACGTCACCCTGCTTCACCAGGGGATGGTCGTCGTGGGCCTTCCGTACGCCTTCCAGGGCCAGATGCGGATCGACGAGATCACCGGCGGATCCCCCTACGGGGCGTCCACCATCGCGGGCGGCAAGGGGGAGAGGATGCCGAGCGAGAACGAGCTGGCCGCCGCGAGATTCCAGGGGAAGCACGTGGCGTCCATCGCCGCGAAACTCGCGAAATAGAGGGAAGAACCTTTTTATCCCGGGGCCGCAGGTACCGCGGTCAGGGCGGGGAAGGAAGAGCCTCCCGGGCCGCGGCAAGCAGCGTCTCCGTCGGGACGGCCCCCACGACGATCCGGTTTCCGATGAGGTAGGCGGGAACGCCCGTGATGCCGAGCTGCCCGGCGATCGCCTGGTTCGCGCGAAGCATCTGCTCGTAGGCCGGATCGCGAAAGGCCCGCTCGACGATTTCGGGCGACACCCCCGCTTCTTGCGCCAGGCTCCGGAGGACCCCGTCATCGCCGATGTTTCGCCCTTCTCCGAAAAAGGCCGCGAAAAGCTTTTCGTTCAGGGCCTCGAAGACCTCCGCTCCTTCCTCCTTCGCCGCCTCGGCCAGAAGGAGCGCCTTGTGGGAGTTCGTCGTGATCTTCCGTTCGGCGAGCGTGATCTTCTCCTCGTCCGCCATCCGGGAAAGATTCGCCATCATCTGCCGCCACTGTTCCGGTGGGTAGCCCAGTTCCGAAACCGGCACCCCCCCGGGGGGCGTATCCGGGTGGATCTCGAGAAAGCGCCGCTCGACCTTCAGATCGTAGCGCTCGGTGAGCCTCGCCAGTCGTCTGTCCCCTACATAGCAGAACGGGCAGATATAATCGGAAAATAAAACTACCGGAAGTTCCGGTTTCTCCATCCCGCCGACCGCCCTTCCCCCTGTTGGGGCGTAATGGATATTGGATACCCGGGCGAATCGGGCGATTCGCCCTTCTTTCGGAGAGACACTCTCACCGTGGACATTCCAAGGGGGGACATTCCGGGGACATTCCTATTTCGAGTAGTATGTTGAGGAGTGTCCCCCCGAGCGTTGAGGAGTGTCCCCCCCCAGCGCTGATTAGTGTCCCCGCACACGAAACGGGAGGAATCGGGGGACACGGCGCTGGTAGTTCCGGTACTCCTCCCCGAATTTGCGGACCATCCGCCGCTCCTCGAAAAACGTCCCCGCATAGAAATAGAGGATGACCATCGCTGCGGAGACGAGGGAATTCCGGGTCTGAACGGGGTGGAAGGCGAGGATCACGGAGATGCCGAGATAGAGCGGGTGGCGGACGAT
Encoded proteins:
- the wrbA gene encoding NAD(P)H:quinone oxidoreductase; its protein translation is PPEKSRLGFASGVTLAGGRPFRNRNRRKGIPVIYFDIGMFTSNAREGRTMKVYVVFYSMYGHVYRMAEAIAEGVKEIKGAEVFLRRVPETLPPEVLGKMGAVEPQKAFAHVPVCTVDELAQADSILFGTPTRFGNMCGQMRQFLDATGQLWMQGALVGKVGSVFTSSATQHGGQESTILSFHVTLLHQGMVVVGLPYAFQGQMRIDEITGGSPYGASTIAGGKGERMPSENELAAARFQGKHVASIAAKLAK
- a CDS encoding DsbA family protein, with product MEKPELPVVLFSDYICPFCYVGDRRLARLTERYDLKVERRFLEIHPDTPPGGVPVSELGYPPEQWRQMMANLSRMADEEKITLAERKITTNSHKALLLAEAAKEEGAEVFEALNEKLFAAFFGEGRNIGDDGVLRSLAQEAGVSPEIVERAFRDPAYEQMLRANQAIAGQLGITGVPAYLIGNRIVVGAVPTETLLAAAREALPSPP